In Paenibacillus sp. J23TS9, a single genomic region encodes these proteins:
- the metA gene encoding homoserine O-succinyltransferase — protein MPIKIPDTLPAKEILSGENIFVMDDSKAYHQDIRPLRIAILNIMPTKETTETQLLRLLGNSPLQVEITLLHPSSHTSKNTSQEHLEAFYKTFDEVRHRRFDGMIITGAPVEQMDFEDVNYWDELQEIMDWSKTNVTSTLHICWASQAGLYHHFGVPKWDLAKKCFGVFPHTTNQQNVKLLRGFDEVFYVPQSRHTEVRREDIEIIDELEILSESEEAGIYLVATKDGKQIFVTGHSEYDPYSLKWEYERDIAKGMEMEIPKHYYPNDDPTRIPPTVWRAHANLLFSNWLNYYVYQETPYDIEEAAEVWPQI, from the coding sequence ATGCCGATTAAAATTCCGGATACCCTGCCGGCCAAAGAGATTCTAAGCGGAGAAAATATTTTCGTGATGGATGACAGCAAGGCTTACCATCAAGATATCCGTCCCCTGCGGATCGCGATCCTGAACATTATGCCGACCAAGGAAACGACCGAAACGCAGCTGCTGCGCCTTCTGGGCAACTCACCGCTACAGGTCGAGATCACGCTGCTGCATCCAAGCTCGCATACATCCAAAAATACCTCTCAGGAGCATCTTGAGGCTTTTTATAAGACGTTTGACGAGGTGCGCCACCGCCGTTTTGACGGCATGATTATTACCGGTGCTCCCGTGGAGCAGATGGATTTTGAAGATGTGAATTACTGGGATGAGCTTCAGGAAATTATGGATTGGTCCAAAACCAATGTCACCTCGACGCTGCATATCTGTTGGGCCTCGCAGGCAGGATTGTATCATCATTTTGGTGTTCCGAAATGGGATCTGGCGAAAAAATGCTTCGGCGTATTTCCACACACGACTAATCAGCAAAACGTCAAGCTTTTGCGCGGATTTGATGAAGTCTTTTATGTACCCCAGTCCCGTCATACAGAAGTACGGCGCGAGGACATCGAGATCATTGATGAGCTGGAAATTTTGTCGGAATCCGAGGAAGCAGGAATTTATCTGGTGGCTACCAAAGACGGCAAACAGATTTTCGTGACGGGCCATTCAGAATATGATCCGTATTCCCTGAAATGGGAGTATGAACGCGATATTGCCAAGGGCATGGAGATGGAAATTCCTAAGCATTATTACCCGAATGATGATCCGACTAGGATTCCTCCTACGGTATGGCGGGCCCATGCAAACTTATTATTCTCTAATTGGCTGAATTACTATGTATATCAGGAAACACCTTATGACATTGAAGAGGCTGCAGAAGTTTGGCCGCAGATCTGA
- the mqnC gene encoding cyclic dehypoxanthinyl futalosine synthase, with protein sequence MSTVNQILDKALRGERLNLEDSVTLFESDEIEKMGHAADIMMKRKHPDPITTFVIGRNVNYTNVCDTFCTFCAFYRRPGHNEGYLLNDEVIFQKIKETEDVDGTEILMQGGTNPDLPFSYYTDLLRGIKQRFPNITMHSFSPAEIRKMQEVSGLPLEEVMRELKAAGLDSLPGGGAEILDDRIRKKISRHKGTWRDWMDVMQMAHKVGMNTTATMVIGFGESMEERALHMLRVREAQDECVANGYDSKGFLAFIPFTFQPDNTSLKRERETPEAYLKTVAIGRLVLDNVPNLQSSWVTMGPEVGKLSLSYGCNDFGSTMMEENVVSSAGAVHKVNIASILQLIREAGKIPAQRNTRYDILKVFEEGTEIERDFVMQN encoded by the coding sequence ATGAGCACAGTAAATCAGATCTTGGACAAAGCGCTGCGGGGTGAACGTCTGAATTTGGAAGACAGCGTGACCCTGTTTGAGAGTGACGAAATTGAAAAAATGGGCCATGCCGCCGATATCATGATGAAAAGAAAACATCCGGATCCGATTACAACATTTGTGATTGGACGGAATGTCAACTATACAAACGTATGCGATACCTTTTGCACCTTTTGTGCATTTTACCGCAGACCGGGGCATAACGAAGGGTACCTGCTGAACGACGAGGTTATCTTTCAGAAAATCAAGGAAACCGAGGATGTAGACGGAACCGAAATCCTGATGCAGGGCGGTACGAATCCGGACCTGCCATTCAGTTATTACACGGATCTGCTTCGTGGTATCAAGCAGCGGTTCCCGAATATTACTATGCACTCCTTCTCTCCGGCGGAAATTCGCAAAATGCAGGAAGTATCCGGGCTCCCTTTGGAAGAGGTTATGAGAGAGCTTAAAGCTGCGGGTCTTGATTCGCTGCCTGGCGGAGGAGCCGAGATTCTGGATGACCGCATTCGTAAAAAAATCAGCCGTCATAAAGGCACCTGGCGCGATTGGATGGATGTCATGCAGATGGCTCATAAAGTCGGCATGAATACAACCGCAACGATGGTTATCGGCTTTGGTGAATCGATGGAAGAGCGTGCCCTGCATATGCTGCGTGTCCGTGAGGCGCAGGATGAGTGCGTGGCTAACGGCTATGACTCTAAAGGTTTCCTTGCCTTCATTCCGTTTACGTTCCAGCCGGACAATACGAGCCTGAAGCGTGAGCGTGAAACACCGGAAGCTTATCTGAAAACGGTCGCGATTGGCCGCCTTGTGCTCGATAATGTTCCGAATCTTCAATCCTCTTGGGTAACGATGGGACCTGAAGTCGGCAAATTGTCGCTCAGCTACGGCTGTAACGACTTCGGCAGCACGATGATGGAGGAGAATGTTGTTTCTTCCGCAGGCGCGGTGCATAAAGTCAATATCGCTTCAATTCTGCAATTAATCCGCGAAGCAGGCAAAATTCCGGCACAGCGTAATACCCGCTACGACATTTTGAAGGTGTTCGAAGAGGGAACTGAGATTGAACGCGATTTTGTCATGCAGAACTAA
- a CDS encoding aminotransferase class I/II-fold pyridoxal phosphate-dependent enzyme: protein MSDNGKEQNSHENKLKFATKLLHFGSEIDSTTGASSVPIYQASTFHHEDVFNPPVHDYSRSGNPTRQVLEDYIALLEGGVRGFAYSSGMAAISSTFMMLSAGDHMIVTEDVYGGTYRLLTSILSRLGIESTFVDMTDLDQVKAALKPNTKAVYMETPSNPTLKITDIAAVTSWAQEHDLLTMLDNTFMTPYYQRPIELGVDIVLHSATKFLGGHSDVLAGLAVARTHSIGTQLKQLQNGLGTVLGVQDSWLLMRGMKTLQARMNHSEQSAAVLAAWLKGRPDIDHVYYPGLLDHPGREVHEKQSTGYGAVVSFDVGSGERAKQVLNKVSIPLVAVSLGAVESILSYPAMMSHAAMPAEVRLERGITDGLLRFSVGLEDIDDLIADLDQALQG from the coding sequence ATGAGTGATAACGGTAAAGAGCAAAACAGCCATGAAAATAAATTAAAGTTTGCAACCAAGCTTTTGCATTTTGGTTCCGAAATTGATAGCACCACCGGAGCATCAAGCGTACCGATCTACCAGGCTTCAACCTTTCACCATGAGGATGTTTTCAATCCTCCGGTTCATGACTACAGCCGTTCCGGCAACCCGACGCGCCAGGTGCTTGAGGATTACATCGCTCTGCTCGAAGGCGGAGTTCGCGGGTTTGCCTATTCCTCCGGCATGGCCGCCATCTCCAGCACTTTCATGATGCTGTCCGCAGGCGACCATATGATTGTGACGGAAGATGTATACGGCGGTACATATCGTTTGCTCACCAGCATTCTGAGCCGTCTTGGCATTGAAAGCACCTTTGTGGATATGACGGATCTGGATCAGGTTAAGGCAGCTTTGAAGCCAAATACCAAGGCTGTTTATATGGAAACACCATCGAATCCTACCCTGAAAATTACCGACATTGCGGCGGTTACCTCCTGGGCACAGGAGCATGATCTCCTGACGATGCTGGATAACACGTTTATGACGCCATATTACCAACGGCCGATTGAGCTTGGGGTTGATATTGTGCTGCATAGTGCCACCAAGTTTCTGGGGGGACACAGTGATGTGCTGGCAGGACTGGCCGTAGCGCGGACTCACTCCATTGGCACACAGCTCAAGCAGCTTCAGAATGGACTGGGCACTGTGCTGGGAGTGCAGGATTCCTGGCTGCTCATGCGGGGAATGAAAACTTTGCAGGCACGAATGAACCATAGTGAGCAAAGTGCGGCTGTACTGGCTGCTTGGCTGAAGGGACGCCCGGACATTGATCACGTGTACTATCCTGGTCTGCTGGATCATCCTGGCCGTGAGGTTCATGAAAAGCAGTCTACCGGTTATGGAGCTGTCGTATCCTTCGACGTAGGCTCCGGCGAACGCGCCAAACAGGTGCTGAATAAGGTAAGCATTCCGCTCGTGGCTGTGAGTTTGGGTGCGGTGGAGAGCATTCTTTCTTATCCAGCCATGATGTCCCATGCAGCGATGCCTGCCGAGGTTCGACTTGAACGCGGCATTACGGACGGTTTGCTTCGCTTCTCCGTTGGACTTGAAGATATCGATGATTTGATCGCAGATCTGGATCAGGCTTTGCAAGGGTAA
- a CDS encoding PLP-dependent transferase, translating into MEKKPLNIESRLAQIGSLEDPATGAVNFPIYQATAFRHPKLGQSTGFDYARTKSPTRKVLEDASAQLESGDAGFACSSGMAALQTIFSLFGQGDHLIVSLDLYGGTYRMLERIFSKFGVAATYIDTNSLDELEKCRRPETKAVFIETPTNPLMMITDIEKVAAWAKRHQLLTIVDNTLLTPFFQRPIELGADIVIHSATKYLGGHNDVLAGLIVTKGKELSEEMFFLHNSIGAVLGASDSYQLMRGMKTLALRMERHESNAKVIAEFLKTHPAVDEVFHPAFPDHPGHDIQNRQSSGNTGIFSFKVKDASYVEPILRHIQLIAFAESLGGVESLMTYPAVQTHADIPEEIRKAVGVDDRLLRFSVGIEHIDDLIADLGGALDAAIEEIEGGKHHE; encoded by the coding sequence ATGGAGAAGAAACCATTAAACATTGAAAGTAGACTTGCACAGATTGGCTCGCTCGAAGATCCGGCGACTGGAGCAGTGAATTTTCCGATTTATCAGGCGACAGCGTTCCGTCATCCCAAGCTTGGTCAAAGCACGGGGTTTGATTATGCAAGAACGAAGAGCCCGACCCGTAAAGTTCTGGAAGATGCTTCTGCGCAGCTGGAATCTGGAGACGCCGGTTTTGCGTGCAGCTCCGGTATGGCGGCGCTGCAAACCATCTTTTCATTGTTCGGGCAAGGTGACCATCTGATAGTATCCCTGGATTTGTATGGTGGTACATACCGCATGCTCGAAAGAATCTTTTCAAAATTCGGTGTTGCTGCGACATACATCGATACGAATAGCCTGGATGAACTCGAGAAATGCAGACGTCCGGAAACGAAGGCAGTATTTATTGAGACCCCAACGAATCCATTGATGATGATCACGGATATCGAAAAGGTTGCAGCCTGGGCCAAGCGACATCAGCTGCTGACCATTGTGGACAACACGCTGCTTACGCCGTTCTTCCAGCGTCCGATCGAGCTTGGAGCCGACATTGTCATCCATAGCGCAACCAAGTATTTGGGCGGGCACAATGATGTGCTGGCAGGTCTGATTGTGACCAAAGGTAAAGAGCTGTCGGAAGAAATGTTCTTTCTGCATAACTCTATCGGCGCTGTACTGGGAGCCAGTGATTCTTATCAGCTGATGAGAGGGATGAAGACCCTTGCGCTGCGGATGGAGCGGCATGAGAGTAACGCCAAGGTGATTGCTGAATTCCTGAAGACACATCCTGCAGTTGACGAAGTGTTTCATCCGGCTTTCCCGGATCACCCGGGGCATGATATTCAAAACAGGCAGTCCAGCGGGAATACGGGAATTTTCTCCTTTAAAGTGAAGGATGCCAGCTATGTGGAGCCCATTCTCCGCCACATTCAGCTGATCGCATTTGCCGAAAGTCTGGGTGGAGTGGAATCTCTGATGACCTATCCGGCTGTTCAAACCCATGCGGATATTCCAGAAGAAATTCGTAAAGCGGTAGGCGTGGACGACAGACTGCTGCGATTCTCGGTCGGTATTGAACATATCGATGATTTGATTGCAGATCTCGGAGGGGCGCTGGACGCTGCCATAGAGGAAATTGAAGGGGGAAAGCATCATGAGTGA